The genomic stretch CCTTTCCCTGAATTCTGtcagctcctggcagcttttTCCTGGGCAAAATCCCcgagtttggggatttttggggtaTACTTTTGGAAAGGGACAGCTCTGTCTGATGTTCCCCTCCCTGTTGTGGCCTCTCAGCTGTCCCCAAACACCCTGAGAGTGCTGGGATTTCCctcctggggacaaggacatTCATTCCTTTCCAGGAGCCCAATGCCCAGCTGAGGGTCCAGGTCAGGGGGTTCTTGAGCAGCTGCCCCAGAACCTCCGCCAGGGTCTCCCAGCGCAGCCGGAGGTGCTGCGCCTGGGGTCCCCAAAGCCCTCAGCAAACCCCAAGGCCCTCCCAGGAACCCTCAACTCCTTCAAACCCAGAAacgcccccagcccctgcaagTTCCCCTCATGGCTCTGGCCATGGCCTTGTCCACACATGGCACTGGCCATGTCCCACCATATCCTCACCTATGGCTGTCTCCCCACCATGTTTCCATCCCTGCAATTGTCCCCTATATTACCATCTGTGCTGTGTCCACCATGTCCCCATGAATGGCCACGTCCCCCTCCATGTCCATGTGTCACTCTCCATGTCTATGTCCCCATATCTTAGTATAAGGTCTTTATTTTTACCCCAATGTTGGACATGTTAAAAGgaatgaagagaaatgaaaagtgtATCAAGgctaaaagaaaaggatttccCTGTCCATGCTAGTTGAGGATCCATCTGCTTGGGTGGGAAGAAAGAACCTTTTTTGCTGGGGTATCCACCCTACTGTCTCCAAAATCTCGGTCTATGCCCCAGATCATCACCATTTGGCTGTAGAAGGTACCCTCAGCCAACAGGAAATCAAAATTTTGGAATCCCTGAGACTGTAAATTACCTCCAAGACCATCCAGCATTCCTTGATGCCACCAGAAGATAGGATTGAACACAAAAGACTTTCTAGGGTACGAAAGTCAACAAAGCAGCTCTCCCTAAGGAAATCCCAACATCAGTCTGTGTCCCAATGGATGTTCCTGCCCCTGAGTCCATCCAGGTGCCCACAGGGAGACAGGAAGATGTGGATCCTCCACAGCCAAGAGTCTTCCCAACACAGACCACCAGGACCATGGCtcaccagggctctgcccaaCGGGGGTCACTGGGGATCATCCAACGCCGATCCTCCCatgggggatggagctggagcagtcCACAAAGCTCTTCCCGCCCTCGGGACACTCACAGGGCTTCCCTTAGTGGTGCCTCTGTTGGTGTCGAGTCAAGTCAGAGCTACTGGAGAAACCCTTCCCACACTCAggacactcgtagggcctctccccggtGTGGATGCGCCGGTGGACAGTGAGGTGTGAGTTGTgcctgaagctcttcccacagtcGGGGCAGCGGAAGGGCCTCTCATCCGTGTGAATCTGCTCATGTTTGAGGAGATTGGAGCTGGTCTGAAACCTCTTCCTACACTTGgcacactcgtagggcctctccccagtgtggatgcGCTGGTGGACAGTGAGGTGTGAGTTGTGCTTGAAGCCCTTCCCACAGTCGGGGCAGCGGAAGGGCCTCTCATCCGTGTGAATCCGCTGATGGAGGATGAGATTTGAGCTGGTCTGAAACCTCTTCCCACACTTGgcacactcgtagggcctctccccggtGTGGATGAGCTGGTGATTTCTCAGGCCAGAGCTCAATccaaagctcttcccacagtcCAAGCAGGTGTAGGGCCCTTCCCCAGTATGGATGACCTGGTGCCGGATCAGGTCAGTGCTTGCTCTGAAGCTCATCCCACATTCCTCACACTTGTAGGGCTTTTCCCCAGTATGGATTCTCTGGTGTTGTGTCAGTTGGAATCTCTGGCTGAAGCTCTTCTCACATTTCTCACACTTGTGGGGCTTTTCCCCAGTGTGAATCCTCTGGTGTTTGCTCAGGCCAGACCTGTagctgaagctcttcccacattccaCACATTCATAGGGCCGTTCTCCAGTATGGATCACCCTGTGTCGCATAAGAGTGCCCTTCCGCCTGAAGCTTATCCCACATTCCCCACATTCATAGGGTCGTTCCCTGGTGTGGATCACCCTGTGTTGCATAAGAGTGCCCTTGTgcctgaagctcttcccacattccccacactCATAGGGCTTTTCCCCATTATGAATCCTCTGGTGTTGCACAAAACTGCCCTTCTGCGTGAAGCTCAtcccacattccccacactTGTAGGGCTTTTCCCCAGTGTGGATCCTCTGGTGTAGcaccaggctggagctgtgcctgaagcttttcccacattccccacactTGTAGGGCTTTTCCCCAGTGTGGATCCTCTTGTGTTGCATCAGGTTGGAGCTGTgcctgaagctcttcccacactccccacactcATAGGGCCGTTCCCCAGTGTGGGTCACCTGGTGCTGGATCAGGTGGGATCTCCGGTCAATACCCTTCCCACATTCCAGGCACTTGTGGGGCTTCTCCCCTCCATGAGGCTTCTCCACAagctctgagctctggctgGATCTCCGGCGgccctcctggcacaggggggGCCCTTCCTCttcacagctccctgggctgggtttACAGCTCCGCCTCCTGAGGGATCTCTggggcttttcctcctcctccataCAGCCACTCCTTGGGAATGAGAAATCCCTGtctggaaaaaaccaaaaggagaGCACCTTAGGCTGGGGGTTCCTCCTCGCCCAAGTTCATCTCTGGAAGTCATTGCCACCTTCTGTCTGTAAGAACCTCGAAACCACCAAGATTCAGCACAGAAGTCCTTCAAACATAAAGACCCAGATcaaaaactcccccaaaaaacaTCAAGAATCAGCCAAAACCTCTTCTAAATTATAAAGATTAAGCCTCTTGCAAAGTAACAGAAGACCAACATTTAGCTCAATAAAGCTTAGAAGCACCTATATTCAATCCCATGAAAATTATGGATCCCTCTCCACAGTCACCTGCTGCATGTGAGGGGTGGGCAATGCTCATGGGGCTGGGAAGAGGCTGCAGATACAGGATTGGGTGGGACCTTGTGCCTTCTCTTTCTACTTCTCTTGTGTCCATACTTATCTTCAtgttcctcttcctcctgctattcctcctcctcctgcacaaTCCCACAGTCTCCTCACACATGCAGCGTTTGACCATTTTGTTtccagtcctgctgctccttcccttgtCCCCCTGCCCCCAGGCCCAGCACCCACTGCTGGCTCCCTCTTCCCCCTCAAACCCACAGCATCCCACCAGAGGGGCACggatggagctggggcagcGCTGGGCTCTCGGCCGCTCCCGCCGAGAGCCCGGCCTTGGCGCTccccctcccacctccccaaATTCCCCTCGCGGGGGGCGCTGGGGCCGAGGGGGGGCGCAGGTGGGGTCCGGGTGGGGAACGCTGGGAGGGGCGAGTCTGCCTGGCAACTGGTGAGTCATCAAAACTACGTGCTGCGAttggctgagccctgccccaggggtggggacacagcAAGGAGGGGACACCCTGCTCCGGGGGGATGTCCTGCAAACGGGGGACCCACatgaaaggaagaggaaagcgTCTCTACAAACAGATGCTGCCCAACTGCTTGGGGATAGGGCCAGGCACTTGGACATAAGGAAGGGATGGAAGAAGCCATCAGTTCCACAAAATCTTATTAACTGACCACTCAGACTGCTGCTCAGCCAAGGTCCTGCGAAATTCATCAACTTTGACTAGAACAAAGACTTAACAGAGCTCTGAATATCGTTACTTACACAGAAGTGGGGTGAATATTTCCGAGGGTATGATCAGGAGACAAATCAGCAGTGAGAGATCAGGGAGTCTGTGAGGAGTCGGAAAGAAGAGAGCACTTAAAATCTCATCAGTGAGGACACTGGGATCTTCAGGGAGTAAACATTTCAGGGCACCCATGGAGGGTAGAACAGGGAAAGCAAGGAAGGGGTCCTGGCAAAAGGGATAAAGATCCCAAAATATCTCTGAAGGGTCCCTTGGGGAGAATGTTGAGGCAGTTGGCACATTCTCCTAGAGGTTATCAATGACACAGACACTCAGGGGGGCATTTAGGGAAGTCCAGAAGGGTTTTAGACAGCAGTGGATGGATGGTGTTGGTGTGCTGAGAAGGGTGAGGGTGAAGGGGAGTGAGCACCAATACGGTCAGGgcaagaagcagcaggaggaatcTACGTGGTAAGAAAAAGGATGActgaaaagagcaggaagagaaaaatactgagGACTGGGACGTTTTTCAGCAGGGTGTAATGCTCAAAATTTCCCATCTGATGGAGATCCTCTGTGTCCCCGgttcccagcagaggcagacAAGGAGGTCAGGATTGCAGGGGGTttctctgggctgggcagcggcagcagcgggCGCAGAGGTGCGGCACCGGGGGCACGGGCTGGGGGCCTGTGGGGagctgcggggccgggccggggctgtggggcagccgGGGCTCAGCGCCGGGCGCTGCCTGACCCCAGCAccccccgggcagggccggcacTGGCCCCCGGCCCCCAGGAGGCTGCGGGACGCCCCggccgctgcccggccccgtGGAGCTGccggccctgcccgccgggGGAGCCGCCTTGGGACACTGCGGCACCACAGGCCCCGGCTCTGGGATacgggctctgcagggcacgGGGAGAAcaagggacagcagccaggaacGGCTGCGAAATGGGCATTACACATGGAGGGAGCGAGATCACCTTTTAAGGATTTGGTTTGGGTGGCTGGAGAAAGGAATGATTTGCAGAAAGCTCAGCAGCTGTCAGAGGATGAGCACCCACAGGCACTCAGGGGGGCTGCACCAGGGCCACAAGAAGCCCCTGCAGCACTTGGTCACAAAGGCACAGCAGGGGAAGGcaagaagggaggaggaaaaggccGAGCTGAAGGCAAAGGCCATGGCAGAGTTTCCACAGCCCCTGAGGGATGAAGCCCAGGGCCCGAGGGGGCCCCAGCACCGAGGGGACGGGCTCGGCCACAAGCAcctggcacaggcagtgccCTCCTCGGCACGGAGAGCCCACCCAAACAGCCCCGGGCAAGGAAGCAGGGTTCCATCTGCAGGCCACAAGACactgcaggcacacacagcagcaccctcagcagGAGCAAGTCCACCCCTGCACGGACATGGAttcctggggctgccagagctcccatTACACCAGGGACCCACCACACTGGAGCCCTTGACAACatccaggctggggctggatccACAGGAGGCCTTTCCTCATAGACACAGGGGCCACTCCATCCAATCTCAGACCTAAGGGcggaaaaggcaaaaaatgtcTCTGATTATTCAGGAGACAAGTGGGAAAGATGATGGGATGTGTTTTATTCAACCACTATCAGGAGATGTGGGGGATGGGTTTGGAATGcaggaattttcttttgctcCTAAATGTGATTGTAATTTATTGGGAAGGGATTTAATGGCTTAATTGAGAATGCAAATTAATACTGTCAAAGGTGCTACTCAGGCTACTTCTCTTGTACCTTTGTGTCAAATGTCTGGCAAGGCCTGTGCTGAAGTGAACCTGCAAGTGTGGACAGCcccagggaaagagggaaaattagATATGGAGCCTCTCCAAACTActctggagcagccaggacaaGTGCTGTCTAAAAGCAATCCCCTGTTCCAcgggagggaaggaagggcttACAGCCTGTTATTGAGCCCCTGCTCAAGGCAGGGCTTTTGGAGCCAGGGATCTCTCCCTATaatgctcctgtgctgcccatCAAGAAATCAGATGGAATCCATGGAATGGTGCAGGACctaagaagaagaaatgagatTATCAAACCCAGGCACCCCACAGGCTCAGATCCTTCCACCATCTGGAACCAGGTTCCCTCCTCACACTGCCACCATTCAGGACTTGGTGTCAAAGATGCTTTCTGGGGATGCCACTGACACAGGATGGTGAACAGGGTTTGGCCTGTGAGTGGGAAcaagagggagaagggaaaatgggaaagacATGGACGGTCCTTCTGCAGAGATGCACAGAAGCACCAACCTTATTCGGGCAAGCCTTGCAGAAAATATCAGAAGAATTTACCTCACTCCCAGGGATTGGGTTAATGCAGGATGTGGATGACTTGCTCCAAACAGGAGGACAAGAAGTGGTAGAAGAAGCATCTGTGAAATGGCTCCATTTTCAGGCTAAAAAGCATCTTCGAGTATTTGAAATAAAGGTGCAAATGGtggagaaaaaggtaaaatatttgGGACATATTTTGATTAGAGGTTTGTGGTGTATTGACACAGAGAATGTGCAGGGAATCTCTAAAGTTACCAAGGACTAAAAAGGAGCTGTGACAATTCTGAGGATTAACAGGAAATTACAGGACCTGGACTGAGGATTCTCTGTTCTAGCCAGAACACTGCATGACTTTGTAACCGCAGACAGCCTCAATGTTGTGGTATGGACATGAGTGTttggggttaggttttgttcctttttactctaaagaatttttttccccataagttaccaaggagactaaatgtcgtacttaagactatttaacaaaacaacgGAATGGTCAAAGCTCGGAGGAGGGTGGGGGGATAATGCagggttttggggcaggtaaaggaagagcttggggcagcctggcacTCT from Sylvia atricapilla isolate bSylAtr1 chromosome 31, bSylAtr1.pri, whole genome shotgun sequence encodes the following:
- the LOC136373107 gene encoding zinc finger protein 418-like; the protein is MEEEEKPQRSLRRRSCKPSPGSCEEEGPPLCQEGRRRSSQSSELVEKPHGGEKPHKCLECGKGIDRRSHLIQHQVTHTGERPYECGECGKSFRHSSNLMQHKRIHTGEKPYKCGECGKSFRHSSSLVLHQRIHTGEKPYKCGECGMSFTQKGSFVQHQRIHNGEKPYECGECGKSFRHKGTLMQHRVIHTRERPYECGECGISFRRKGTLMRHRVIHTGERPYECVECGKSFSYRSGLSKHQRIHTGEKPHKCEKCEKSFSQRFQLTQHQRIHTGEKPYKCEECGMSFRASTDLIRHQVIHTGEGPYTCLDCGKSFGLSSGLRNHQLIHTGERPYECAKCGKRFQTSSNLILHQRIHTDERPFRCPDCGKGFKHNSHLTVHQRIHTGERPYECAKCRKRFQTSSNLLKHEQIHTDERPFRCPDCGKSFRHNSHLTVHRRIHTGERPYECPECGKGFSSSSDLTRHQQRHH